In one window of Rhodopseudomonas palustris HaA2 DNA:
- a CDS encoding BolA family protein: MPMDARDIEAMIKAAIPDAEVTIRDLAGDGDHYAATVVSESFRGKSRVQQHQIVYQSLQGQMGGVLHALALQTGVPEG, translated from the coding sequence ATGCCGATGGATGCCCGCGACATCGAGGCCATGATCAAGGCCGCGATTCCCGACGCGGAGGTGACGATTCGCGACCTCGCCGGCGACGGCGACCATTATGCGGCGACGGTGGTCTCCGAATCGTTCCGCGGCAAGTCGCGGGTGCAGCAGCACCAGATCGTCTATCAGTCGTTGCAGGGGCAAATGGGTGGCGTGCTGCACGCGCTGGCGCTGCAGACCGGCGTTCCGGAAGGCTGA
- a CDS encoding DUF427 domain-containing protein codes for MKIPGPDHPITITPNPKRVRVTAGDVVIADTTRALTLKEANYPPVHYLPRADVAMALLAATDRSTHCPYKGDASYFSIEAGGRTLANAIWSYEAPFPAMAEIAGYLAFYPDKVRIEELPA; via the coding sequence ATGAAGATCCCCGGCCCCGACCATCCGATCACGATCACGCCGAATCCGAAGCGGGTGCGCGTCACCGCCGGCGACGTGGTGATCGCCGACACCACCCGCGCGCTGACCCTGAAGGAAGCCAACTATCCGCCGGTGCACTATTTGCCCCGCGCCGATGTCGCGATGGCGCTGCTGGCCGCGACCGATCGCAGCACCCACTGCCCCTACAAGGGCGACGCCAGCTATTTCAGCATCGAAGCCGGCGGCCGGACGCTGGCGAATGCGATTTGGAGCTACGAGGCGCCGTTTCCGGCGATGGCCGAGATCGCCGGCTACCTCGCGTTCTATCCGGACAAGGTCAGGATCGAGGAATTACCGGCGTAA
- a CDS encoding acyltransferase family protein, with the protein MTTTYPTPGGLAAPSAATAAHARDLSLDRARTFLTILVLIHHSVIPYTHFGHTDGKSWIGFDCVVLATDSFFMAMFFMLSGLFLWPSLDHRPKMGTFARDRLIRLGIPFVIAAFTVIPIAYYAIALRADPALGFVEFYRNMITVGPWPSGPLWFLWVLLIFSVIGGTAYRISRRTLDPLNRLAALGFRRPFVYILATFAITAVLYVPARVYFGPNAWFEFGPFSVQASRVLLYAAYFFIGAGIGACHPERGVLSAGGKLPQQWHVWALLALLPYAAMWGFIGIKRGILDNPPDLPAWYEAGYGLAFAAFSVTVIFAILAYFLRFKRAGWSILDPLQHDAYGIFLVHYAWMLWLQYALFNVDIPAIAKAAIVFTLGLLLSWATTAGLRRIPGAYRVL; encoded by the coding sequence GTGACGACAACCTATCCGACGCCCGGCGGCCTCGCCGCGCCCTCAGCCGCGACCGCAGCGCATGCGCGCGATCTGTCGCTCGATCGTGCGCGGACCTTCCTCACCATTCTGGTGCTGATTCATCATTCGGTGATCCCCTATACGCATTTCGGTCACACCGACGGAAAATCCTGGATCGGCTTCGATTGCGTCGTGCTCGCCACCGACAGTTTCTTCATGGCGATGTTCTTCATGCTGTCGGGGCTGTTCCTGTGGCCGAGCCTCGACCACCGGCCGAAGATGGGGACGTTCGCGCGCGACCGGCTGATCCGGCTCGGAATTCCGTTCGTGATCGCGGCGTTCACGGTGATACCGATCGCCTACTACGCGATCGCGCTGCGCGCCGATCCGGCGCTGGGCTTCGTCGAATTCTATCGCAACATGATCACCGTCGGCCCGTGGCCGAGCGGGCCGCTGTGGTTTCTGTGGGTACTGCTGATCTTCAGCGTGATCGGCGGCACCGCCTACCGGATCTCGCGGCGGACGCTCGATCCGCTCAACCGGCTCGCTGCGCTCGGCTTTCGACGGCCGTTCGTCTACATCCTCGCGACCTTCGCGATCACCGCCGTGCTCTACGTGCCGGCGCGGGTGTATTTCGGGCCGAACGCCTGGTTCGAGTTCGGCCCGTTCTCGGTGCAGGCAAGCCGCGTGCTGCTGTATGCGGCGTATTTCTTCATCGGCGCCGGGATCGGCGCCTGCCATCCAGAGCGCGGCGTGCTCAGCGCCGGCGGCAAGCTGCCGCAGCAATGGCACGTCTGGGCGCTGCTCGCGCTCCTGCCCTATGCGGCGATGTGGGGCTTCATCGGCATCAAGCGCGGCATTCTCGACAATCCGCCGGATCTGCCGGCGTGGTACGAGGCCGGCTACGGGCTCGCTTTCGCCGCCTTCAGCGTCACCGTGATCTTCGCGATCCTGGCGTATTTCCTGCGCTTCAAGCGCGCCGGCTGGAGCATCCTCGACCCGTTGCAGCACGACGCCTACGGCATCTTCCTGGTGCACTATGCCTGGATGCTGTGGCTGCAATACGCGCTGTTCAACGTCGACATCCCGGCGATCGCCAAGGCGGCGATCGTGTTCACGCTCGGCCTGCTGCTGAGCTGGGCGACGACGGCGGGGCTGCGGAGGATTCCAGGGGCGTATCGGGTGTTGTGA
- the purL gene encoding phosphoribosylformylglycinamidine synthase subunit PurL, producing the protein MSAPEPKITPELIASHGLKPDEYQRILDLIGREPTFTELGIFSAMWNEHCSYKSSRIHLKGLPTKAPWVLQGPGENAGVIDIGDNQAVVFKMESHNHPSYIEPYQGATTGVGGILRDVFTMGARPIACLNALSFGDPSHPKTRHLVSGVVAGVGGYGNSFGVPTVGGQTRFHTRYDGNILVNAMAVGLADSDKIFLAAASGVGMPIVYLGSKTGRDGMGGATMASAEFDEGSEEKRPTVQVGDPFAEKLLLEACLEIMAKDCVIAIQDMGAAGLTCSAVEMGAKGDLGVDLDLDAVPTRETGMTAYEMMLSESQERMLMVLKPEKEKEAEEIFRKWGLDFAIVGYTTPTKRFVVKHGGAVKADLPIKELGDEAPLYDRPHVPSPKLPVIHAREVNAPMPVPEALEKLLATPDLCSKRWVWEQYDHVIGGNTLQRPGGDAAVVRVEDGPKGLALTVDVTPRYCEADPYEGGKQAVAEAYRNITAVGGKPLAITDNLNFGNPERPEIMGQLVGCLKGISEACIALDSPIVSGNVSLYNETSGRGILPTPSIGGVGLLDDFTKSATLAFKAEGEAILLIGETHGWLGQSVYLRDVCGREEGAPPPVDLACEKRHGDVVRGMIHAGTATAVHDLSDGGLLVALAEMAISGNIGASLDAPPDSTVAHAWWFGEDQGRYLVTVKEDDLLTVLSKLKSVGVPCTQIGTTGGHTLKIDGERAIDVKALRHAHEHWLPDYMAGKN; encoded by the coding sequence ATGTCCGCTCCAGAGCCGAAAATCACCCCGGAATTGATCGCCAGCCATGGCCTCAAGCCGGACGAATATCAGCGGATTCTCGACCTGATCGGGCGCGAGCCGACGTTCACCGAGCTCGGCATCTTTTCGGCGATGTGGAACGAGCATTGCTCGTACAAATCCTCGCGGATCCATCTGAAGGGGCTGCCCACCAAGGCGCCGTGGGTGCTGCAGGGGCCGGGCGAGAACGCCGGCGTGATCGACATCGGCGACAACCAGGCCGTGGTCTTCAAGATGGAGAGCCACAACCACCCGAGCTATATCGAGCCGTATCAGGGCGCCACCACCGGCGTCGGCGGCATCCTGCGCGACGTCTTCACCATGGGCGCGCGGCCGATCGCCTGCCTCAATGCGCTCTCCTTCGGCGATCCGAGCCATCCCAAGACCCGCCACCTCGTCTCGGGCGTCGTCGCCGGCGTCGGCGGCTACGGCAATTCGTTCGGCGTGCCCACCGTCGGCGGCCAGACCCGGTTTCACACCCGCTATGACGGCAACATCCTGGTCAACGCGATGGCGGTCGGCCTCGCGGATTCCGACAAGATCTTCCTCGCCGCGGCGAGCGGCGTCGGCATGCCGATCGTCTATCTCGGTTCCAAGACCGGCCGCGACGGCATGGGCGGCGCCACCATGGCGTCGGCCGAGTTCGACGAGGGCTCGGAAGAGAAGCGTCCGACCGTGCAGGTCGGCGATCCCTTCGCCGAGAAGCTGCTGCTGGAAGCCTGTCTGGAGATCATGGCCAAGGATTGCGTGATCGCGATCCAGGACATGGGCGCGGCCGGCCTGACCTGCTCGGCGGTGGAAATGGGCGCCAAGGGCGACCTCGGCGTCGATCTCGATCTCGACGCGGTGCCGACCCGCGAGACCGGCATGACCGCCTACGAGATGATGCTCTCCGAGAGCCAGGAGCGGATGCTCATGGTGTTGAAGCCGGAGAAGGAAAAGGAAGCCGAAGAGATCTTCAGGAAGTGGGGCCTCGACTTCGCGATCGTCGGCTACACCACGCCGACCAAGCGCTTCGTGGTCAAGCACGGCGGCGCGGTGAAGGCCGATCTGCCGATCAAGGAACTCGGCGACGAGGCGCCGCTGTACGACCGCCCGCACGTGCCGTCGCCGAAGCTGCCCGTCATCCACGCCCGCGAGGTCAATGCGCCGATGCCGGTGCCCGAGGCGCTGGAGAAGCTGCTGGCGACTCCGGACCTGTGCAGCAAGCGCTGGGTCTGGGAGCAATACGACCACGTCATCGGCGGCAACACGCTGCAGCGCCCCGGCGGCGACGCCGCGGTGGTGCGCGTCGAGGACGGGCCGAAGGGGCTGGCGCTCACCGTCGACGTCACGCCGCGTTATTGCGAGGCCGACCCTTACGAGGGCGGCAAGCAGGCGGTGGCGGAGGCCTATCGCAACATCACCGCGGTCGGCGGCAAGCCGCTGGCGATCACCGATAACCTCAATTTCGGCAATCCGGAGCGGCCCGAGATCATGGGCCAGCTGGTCGGCTGCCTGAAGGGCATCTCGGAAGCCTGCATCGCGCTGGATTCGCCGATCGTGTCCGGCAACGTCTCGCTCTACAACGAGACCTCGGGCCGCGGCATCCTGCCGACGCCCTCGATCGGCGGCGTCGGCCTGCTCGACGATTTCACCAAATCGGCGACGCTCGCCTTCAAGGCCGAGGGCGAGGCGATCCTGCTGATCGGCGAGACCCATGGCTGGCTCGGTCAATCCGTGTATTTGCGCGACGTCTGCGGCCGCGAAGAGGGCGCGCCGCCCCCGGTCGATCTGGCCTGCGAGAAGCGCCACGGCGACGTCGTCCGCGGCATGATCCACGCCGGCACCGCGACCGCCGTGCACGATTTATCCGACGGTGGCTTGTTAGTTGCGCTCGCCGAAATGGCGATCAGCGGCAATATCGGCGCGTCGCTCGATGCGCCGCCGGATTCGACCGTCGCGCACGCTTGGTGGTTCGGCGAGGACCAGGGCCGCTATCTCGTCACCGTGAAGGAAGACGATCTGCTGACCGTGCTGTCGAAGCTGAAGAGCGTCGGCGTGCCCTGCACGCAGATCGGCACCACCGGCGGCCACACGCTGAAGATCGACGGCGAACGCGCGATCGACGTGAAGGCGCTACGCCACGCCCACGAGCACTGGCTGCCGGATTATATGGCGGGGAAGAACTAA
- a CDS encoding TrpB-like pyridoxal phosphate-dependent enzyme, whose amino-acid sequence MSDQIKYVLDEENIPKSWYNLNADFPKPVPDVLHPGTHQPVGPSDLEPLFPMELILQEVATDRYIDIPAPVRDVFRMWRPSPLVRARRLEQALGTPAKIYYKYEGVSPAGSHKPNTAVPQAWYNKEAGIKKLSTETGAGQWGSSLAFAGSLFGLDVLVFQVRVSFDQKPYRRALMETYGARCIASPSTETESGRAILAQHPDSPGSLGIAISEAVEVAAKNPDIKYALGSVLNHVMLHQTIIGQEAIKQCEMAGDDPDVIIGCAGGGSNFAGLAFPFLGLQLRGGRSRRIIAVEPAACPTLTRGTYAYDFGDTAHLTPLVKMHTLGSTFIPPGFHAGGLRYHGMSGMVSHAYELGLIEARAYHQVKCFEAGVQFARNEGIVPAPESTHAVRCAIDEALRCKAEGKAETILFNLSGHGHFDMQAYINYYEGKLVDVDYNEADLATALAGLPAVAA is encoded by the coding sequence ATGAGCGACCAGATCAAGTACGTCCTGGACGAGGAGAACATCCCGAAGTCCTGGTACAATCTCAATGCCGACTTTCCCAAGCCGGTACCCGACGTGCTGCATCCGGGCACGCATCAGCCGGTCGGCCCGTCCGATCTGGAGCCGCTGTTTCCGATGGAGCTGATCCTCCAGGAGGTCGCCACCGATCGCTACATCGACATTCCCGCGCCGGTGCGCGACGTGTTCCGGATGTGGCGGCCGTCGCCGCTGGTGCGTGCGCGCCGCCTCGAGCAGGCGCTCGGCACGCCGGCCAAGATCTACTACAAATACGAAGGCGTCTCGCCGGCCGGCTCGCACAAGCCGAACACCGCGGTGCCGCAGGCCTGGTACAACAAAGAGGCCGGCATCAAGAAGCTGTCGACCGAGACCGGTGCCGGGCAGTGGGGCTCGTCGCTGGCCTTCGCCGGCTCGCTGTTCGGGCTCGACGTGCTGGTGTTCCAGGTCCGCGTCTCGTTCGACCAGAAACCGTATCGCCGCGCGCTGATGGAAACCTACGGCGCGCGCTGCATCGCCTCGCCCTCGACCGAGACCGAGTCCGGCCGCGCCATCCTGGCGCAGCATCCCGACAGCCCCGGCTCGCTCGGCATCGCGATCTCCGAAGCCGTCGAAGTCGCGGCGAAGAATCCGGATATCAAATACGCGCTCGGCTCGGTGCTCAATCACGTCATGCTGCACCAGACCATCATCGGCCAGGAAGCGATCAAGCAGTGCGAAATGGCCGGTGACGATCCCGACGTGATCATCGGCTGCGCCGGCGGCGGCTCGAATTTCGCAGGCCTTGCGTTCCCGTTCCTCGGCCTGCAGCTGCGCGGCGGCCGGTCGCGGCGGATCATCGCGGTCGAGCCCGCGGCGTGCCCGACGCTGACGCGCGGCACCTACGCCTATGATTTCGGCGACACCGCGCATCTGACGCCCTTGGTGAAGATGCACACGCTGGGCTCGACCTTCATTCCGCCGGGCTTCCACGCCGGCGGCCTGCGCTATCACGGCATGAGCGGGATGGTGTCGCACGCCTACGAGCTCGGCCTGATCGAGGCGCGTGCCTATCACCAGGTGAAGTGCTTCGAAGCCGGCGTGCAGTTCGCCCGCAACGAGGGCATCGTGCCGGCGCCGGAATCGACCCACGCGGTGCGCTGCGCGATCGACGAGGCGCTGCGCTGCAAGGCGGAGGGCAAGGCGGAGACGATCCTGTTCAACCTCTCGGGTCACGGCCATTTCGACATGCAGGCCTACATCAACTACTACGAAGGCAAGCTCGTCGACGTCGACTACAACGAAGCCGACCTCGCGACCGCGCTGGCGGGCCTGCCGGCGGTGGCGGCTTAG
- a CDS encoding PaaI family thioesterase — protein sequence MEGTRPKDNSAVQQTADSKRSHRPDLTIATEGEFAGWRTWTRDTFESHNGPFWHRLDDDGRVRCAFRVEKKHLNGMKAVHGGCFMTFADYCLFAIATKELDGPGVTVAFGAEFLDAAFEGELIEATGEVTRAGKSLIFVRGMLKSGERPLFTFSGTIKRVRRKVPATEVADSH from the coding sequence ATGGAAGGGACCCGACCAAAGGATAATTCCGCCGTGCAGCAAACCGCCGACAGCAAGCGTTCCCATCGCCCCGACCTGACGATCGCGACCGAGGGCGAATTCGCCGGCTGGCGGACCTGGACGCGCGACACCTTCGAATCCCACAACGGGCCGTTCTGGCACCGCCTCGACGACGACGGCCGCGTGCGCTGCGCCTTTCGCGTCGAGAAGAAGCACCTCAACGGCATGAAGGCCGTGCACGGCGGCTGCTTCATGACCTTCGCCGACTATTGCCTGTTCGCGATCGCCACCAAGGAGCTCGACGGACCGGGCGTCACCGTCGCCTTCGGCGCCGAATTCCTCGACGCGGCCTTCGAAGGCGAACTGATCGAAGCCACGGGCGAAGTCACCCGCGCCGGCAAGTCGCTGATCTTCGTCCGCGGCATGCTGAAAAGCGGCGAGCGGCCGCTGTTCACATTTTCAGGGACAATCAAGCGGGTGCGGCGGAAGGTGCCGGCGACCGAAGTGGCGGATAGTCATTGA
- the purQ gene encoding phosphoribosylformylglycinamidine synthase subunit PurQ, translating to MKSAVLVFPGINRERDMARALKLVSGHDAAMVWHADTELPNGTDLVVVPGGFSYGDYLRCGAIAARAPVMDAVRKFASDGGLVLGVCNGFQILCESGLLPGVLMRNARLKFICRDVHLRVERNDSPFTRGYAAGQVIKVPVAHGEGNYEADEETVKRLEGDGRVLYRYCSPEGEIGESHNINGAAASIAGIVSERGNVLGMMPHPENHVEDIMGCTDGRGLFAGLVEHLKTAA from the coding sequence ATGAAATCCGCTGTCCTCGTCTTCCCCGGCATCAATCGTGAGCGCGACATGGCGCGCGCGCTGAAGCTCGTCTCCGGCCATGACGCCGCGATGGTCTGGCATGCCGACACCGAACTGCCGAACGGCACCGATCTCGTGGTGGTGCCGGGCGGCTTCTCCTACGGCGATTATCTGCGCTGCGGCGCCATCGCGGCGCGGGCGCCGGTGATGGACGCGGTGCGCAAATTCGCGAGTGACGGCGGCCTGGTGCTCGGCGTCTGCAACGGCTTCCAGATCCTGTGCGAGTCCGGCCTCTTGCCAGGCGTCTTGATGCGCAACGCGCGGCTGAAATTCATCTGCCGCGACGTGCATCTGCGGGTCGAGCGCAACGACAGCCCGTTCACCCGCGGCTATGCGGCCGGGCAGGTGATCAAGGTGCCGGTCGCGCACGGCGAAGGCAATTACGAAGCCGACGAAGAGACCGTGAAGCGCCTCGAGGGCGACGGCCGTGTGCTGTATCGCTACTGCTCGCCCGAGGGCGAGATCGGCGAGAGCCATAACATCAACGGCGCCGCCGCCTCGATCGCCGGCATCGTCAGCGAGCGCGGCAACGTGCTGGGCATGATGCCGCATCCGGAAAACCACGTCGAAGACATCATGGGCTGCACCGACGGCCGCGGCCTGTTCGCGGGGCTGGTGGAGCATTTGAAGACGGCGGCGTAG
- the purS gene encoding phosphoribosylformylglycinamidine synthase subunit PurS produces the protein MKARVTVTLKNGILDPQGKAIEGALKSLGVDGIASVRQGKVFDIELAGATDKAAAEAALKDAADKLLANTVIENYAIEVKG, from the coding sequence ATGAAAGCGCGAGTGACGGTGACGTTGAAGAACGGGATCCTCGATCCCCAGGGCAAGGCGATCGAGGGCGCGCTGAAGTCGCTCGGCGTGGACGGCATCGCCAGCGTGCGGCAGGGCAAGGTGTTCGACATCGAGCTCGCCGGCGCCACCGACAAGGCCGCGGCCGAAGCCGCGCTGAAAGACGCCGCCGACAAGCTGCTCGCCAACACCGTGATCGAGAATTATGCTATTGAGGTGAAGGGGTAG
- the purC gene encoding phosphoribosylaminoimidazolesuccinocarboxamide synthase, producing MSRRRRIYEGKAKVLYEGPEPGTLIQHFKDDATAFNAKKHQVIEGKGVLNNRISEYLFQHLNDIGVPTHFIRRLNMREQLIREVEIVPLEVVVRNVAAGSLSQRLGIEEGTQLPRSIIEFYYKNDQLNDPMVSEEHITAFGWATPQEIDDIMALAIRVNDFLTGLFLGIGIRLVDFKMECGRLFENDMMRIIVADEISPDSCRLWDIKSNEKLDKDRFRRDLGGLLEAYTEVAKRLGILMENERPAGSGPVLVKG from the coding sequence ATGAGCCGGCGACGTCGCATTTATGAAGGCAAGGCCAAGGTGCTGTATGAAGGCCCCGAACCGGGAACCCTGATTCAGCACTTCAAGGACGACGCTACCGCGTTCAACGCCAAGAAGCATCAGGTGATCGAGGGCAAGGGTGTCCTCAACAACCGGATCTCGGAGTACCTGTTTCAGCACCTCAACGACATCGGGGTGCCGACGCATTTCATCCGCCGGCTGAACATGCGCGAGCAGCTGATCCGCGAAGTCGAGATCGTGCCGCTCGAAGTGGTGGTGCGCAACGTCGCCGCCGGTTCGCTGTCGCAGCGGCTCGGGATCGAGGAGGGCACCCAATTGCCGCGCTCGATCATCGAGTTCTACTACAAAAACGACCAGCTCAACGACCCGATGGTCTCCGAGGAGCACATCACCGCGTTCGGCTGGGCGACCCCGCAGGAGATCGACGACATCATGGCGCTGGCGATCCGCGTCAATGATTTCCTCACCGGGCTGTTCCTCGGCATCGGCATCCGCCTGGTCGACTTCAAGATGGAATGCGGCCGATTGTTCGAAAACGACATGATGCGGATCATCGTCGCCGACGAGATCTCGCCGGATTCGTGCCGGCTGTGGGACATCAAGTCGAACGAGAAGCTCGACAAGGACCGCTTCCGCCGCGACCTCGGCGGCCTGCTGGAGGCCTATACCGAAGTCGCCAAGCGCCTCGGCATCCTGATGGAAAACGAGCGCCCGGCCGGCTCCGGCCCGGTGCTGGTGAAGGGCTGA
- a CDS encoding DUF1476 domain-containing protein, whose protein sequence is MTSFDKREEGFERKFALDEEQKFKAEARRSKLLGLWVAEKLGLSGDAAAAYAKEVVISDLEEAGDADVIRKVTKDLTDKGITVSEQELRLKMGEFLAQAAIEIKAGK, encoded by the coding sequence ATGACCAGTTTCGACAAGCGCGAAGAAGGCTTCGAGAGGAAGTTCGCGCTCGACGAAGAGCAGAAATTCAAGGCCGAGGCGCGCCGCTCCAAGCTGCTCGGCCTGTGGGTCGCCGAAAAGCTCGGGCTCAGCGGCGACGCCGCCGCCGCCTATGCCAAAGAGGTGGTGATCTCGGACCTGGAAGAGGCCGGCGACGCCGACGTCATCCGCAAGGTCACCAAGGACCTCACCGACAAGGGCATCACGGTCTCCGAGCAGGAACTCCGCCTCAAGATGGGCGAATTCCTCGCCCAGGCGGCGATCGAGATCAAGGCCGGCAAATAG
- a CDS encoding virulence RhuM family protein — protein MNPDDGKGEGELILYRTEDGRDALQLRLVDGTVWLTQAEIALLFDTTKQNVSLHFKSIFADAELPEGAVVKDSLTTAADGKRYTTKLYNLNAILAVGYRVRSARGVQFRRWATEVLNDYLVKGFVINDERLKDPDGFDYFDELLERIRDIRASEKRFYQKVRDLFAATSADYDPKAEAAKAFFATIQNKLVFAITGMNAAELIVTRADPARPNMALTSWKGDRVRKSDVTISKNYLTADEISDLNLLTTAFLDFAELRARNRQPTTMAEWMAQTDRFVAFNERGVLQGAGRVSHTSMEQVVAERFETFDKRRRAAETDAAEAEAISELTELEQQARSSKPRPEVKKPPKKLS, from the coding sequence ATGAATCCTGACGACGGCAAGGGCGAAGGCGAACTGATCCTCTACCGCACGGAGGATGGCCGCGATGCGTTGCAACTGCGGCTGGTGGACGGGACGGTCTGGCTGACCCAGGCCGAAATTGCGCTGCTGTTCGACACCACCAAGCAGAACGTCAGCCTGCACTTCAAGAGCATCTTTGCCGACGCCGAACTGCCCGAGGGGGCAGTTGTCAAGGATTCCTTGACAACTGCGGCCGACGGCAAACGCTATACGACAAAGCTCTACAACCTCAATGCCATCCTGGCGGTCGGCTACCGCGTGCGCAGCGCCCGCGGGGTGCAGTTCCGGCGCTGGGCCACCGAGGTCTTGAACGACTATCTGGTCAAGGGCTTCGTCATCAACGACGAGCGCCTGAAGGATCCTGACGGCTTCGATTATTTCGACGAGCTGCTCGAACGCATCCGCGACATCCGGGCGTCCGAAAAACGGTTCTACCAGAAAGTCCGCGACCTGTTCGCCGCCACCAGCGCCGACTACGACCCCAAGGCGGAGGCCGCCAAGGCCTTCTTCGCCACGATCCAGAACAAGCTGGTGTTCGCCATCACCGGGATGAACGCCGCCGAACTGATCGTCACGAGGGCCGATCCTGCGCGGCCGAACATGGCGCTGACCAGCTGGAAGGGCGATCGCGTCCGCAAAAGCGACGTCACCATCTCGAAAAATTATCTCACCGCCGACGAGATCAGCGACCTCAACCTGCTGACCACGGCCTTCCTGGATTTTGCCGAGCTGCGCGCCCGCAACCGCCAGCCGACCACCATGGCCGAATGGATGGCGCAGACCGATCGCTTCGTCGCCTTCAACGAACGCGGCGTGCTGCAGGGCGCCGGCCGCGTCTCCCATACGAGCATGGAGCAGGTCGTGGCCGAGCGCTTCGAGACTTTCGACAAACGCCGTCGCGCCGCCGAGACCGATGCAGCCGAGGCGGAGGCGATCAGCGAGCTGACTGAACTCGAGCAGCAGGCGCGATCGTCGAAGCCACGCCCTGAGGTCAAAAAACCGCCGAAGAAGCTATCCTGA
- a CDS encoding isocitrate lyase/PEP mutase family protein: MPTSTAAKRAAFRKLHASGCFVLPNPWDVGSARLLQHLGFQALASTSSGYAWSTGRADNHVTCDDVLAHLTTLSAAVDLPINADFEGGFADAPEGVAANVTRAVATGIAGLSIENSTGDAARPLYDDALAVERIRAARAAIDATGEDVLLVARCEGFLCGERDLAKTTARLVAFADAGADCLYAPGVSTEAEITTLVQAIAPKPLNVLIVQPTMSVAALADLGVRRISVGGALARSAWAGFLNAAREIAEEGTFTAFAGATKGAELNGLFGGK; the protein is encoded by the coding sequence ATGCCCACCTCCACTGCCGCCAAGCGCGCCGCCTTCCGCAAGCTGCACGCCTCCGGCTGCTTCGTGCTGCCGAATCCGTGGGACGTAGGCTCCGCGCGGCTGCTGCAGCATCTCGGCTTTCAGGCGCTGGCCTCGACCAGTTCGGGCTATGCGTGGTCGACCGGGCGGGCCGACAATCATGTCACCTGCGACGACGTGCTGGCACATCTGACGACGCTGAGCGCCGCGGTCGATCTGCCGATCAACGCCGATTTCGAGGGCGGCTTCGCCGATGCGCCGGAGGGCGTCGCCGCCAATGTCACCCGCGCGGTGGCGACCGGGATCGCCGGGCTGTCGATCGAGAATTCGACCGGCGACGCGGCGCGGCCGCTGTATGACGACGCGCTCGCCGTCGAGCGCATCAGGGCGGCGCGGGCGGCGATCGATGCCACCGGCGAGGATGTGCTGCTGGTGGCGCGCTGCGAGGGGTTTCTGTGCGGCGAGCGCGATCTGGCGAAGACCACGGCGCGGCTGGTCGCCTTCGCCGACGCCGGCGCCGATTGCCTGTATGCGCCGGGCGTGTCGACCGAAGCCGAGATCACCACGCTGGTGCAGGCGATCGCGCCGAAGCCGCTCAACGTGCTGATCGTGCAGCCGACGATGAGCGTCGCCGCACTCGCCGACCTCGGCGTCCGCCGCATCAGCGTCGGCGGCGCATTGGCGCGGTCGGCCTGGGCCGGGTTTCTCAACGCGGCGCGCGAGATCGCCGAGGAGGGCACGTTCACGGCGTTTGCGGGCGCGACGAAGGGTGCGGAGTTGAACGGGTTGTTTGGGGGGAAGTAG